One Corynebacterium yudongzhengii DNA window includes the following coding sequences:
- a CDS encoding superoxide dismutase, with amino-acid sequence MATYELPELDYDYNALEPHISGEIMELHHSKHHNTYVKGANAALEALEEERNGEANPDKLRALSKNLAFNLGGHTNHSIFWKNLSPNGGGEPTGELAEAINRDFGDFEKFKAHFGGVATSIQGSGWAVLGYDHIAGKLIIQQLTDQQGNVSVDFTPLLMLDMWEHAYYLQYKNVKGDYVKAFWNVVNWDDVAARYADAK; translated from the coding sequence ATGGCTACCTACGAACTGCCTGAGCTCGATTACGATTACAACGCTCTTGAGCCGCACATCTCCGGCGAGATCATGGAGCTGCACCACTCCAAGCACCACAACACCTACGTCAAGGGCGCCAACGCGGCCCTCGAGGCCCTCGAGGAGGAGCGCAACGGCGAGGCTAACCCGGACAAGCTGCGCGCCCTGTCCAAGAACCTGGCCTTCAACTTGGGTGGCCACACCAACCACTCCATCTTCTGGAAGAACCTGTCCCCGAACGGTGGCGGCGAGCCGACCGGCGAGCTGGCCGAGGCCATCAACCGCGACTTCGGTGACTTCGAGAAGTTCAAGGCCCACTTCGGCGGTGTCGCCACCTCTATCCAGGGTTCCGGCTGGGCCGTCCTGGGCTACGACCACATCGCTGGCAAGCTGATCATCCAGCAGCTGACCGACCAGCAGGGCAACGTCTCCGTCGACTTCACCCCGCTGCTCATGCTGGATATGTGGGAGCACGCCTACTACCTCCAGTACAAGAACGTCAAGGGTGACTACGTCAAGGCCTTCTGGAACGTCGTGAACTGGGACGACGTTGCCGCCCGCTACGCCGACGCCAAGTAA